A DNA window from Janibacter sp. A1S7 contains the following coding sequences:
- a CDS encoding enoyl-CoA hydratase-related protein: MSHPTHISVGVVDRVMEITLDRPDRLNAFTPRMTVELVQALDRADADDEVRAVIVTGAGRGFCAGADLGSSGAKPFAYQGAGMQPAPDEEDSINGLRRDGGGRIATRLASLRKPVIAAINGAAIGVGVTMTLPMDVRIASTTAKFGFVFARRGIAPEAVSSWFLPRVVGIAQASEWALTGRVFDADEALRGGLISRVVEPEDLLSSARAIAREIADNTSGVSVAVTRRMLWSQLTQTDIWQTHDLESRLIAQMKTGPDAAEGVEAFLAKRPAVFEAGLEDHVPDFLPDWPVRPDWAH, translated from the coding sequence CACCCCCCGGATGACCGTCGAGCTCGTGCAGGCCCTCGACCGCGCCGACGCCGACGACGAGGTCCGGGCCGTGATCGTGACCGGCGCCGGCCGGGGATTCTGTGCCGGGGCCGACCTCGGTTCGAGTGGCGCTAAGCCATTCGCCTACCAAGGCGCGGGCATGCAGCCGGCTCCCGACGAGGAGGACTCGATCAACGGCCTGCGCCGGGACGGCGGCGGCCGGATCGCCACCCGACTGGCCTCACTGCGCAAGCCGGTGATTGCCGCGATCAACGGAGCGGCGATCGGGGTCGGGGTGACCATGACACTGCCGATGGACGTCCGCATCGCCTCGACGACGGCGAAGTTCGGCTTCGTCTTCGCCCGACGGGGGATCGCACCGGAAGCCGTTTCCAGCTGGTTCCTGCCCCGCGTCGTCGGCATCGCGCAGGCGAGCGAGTGGGCCCTCACCGGGCGTGTCTTCGACGCCGACGAGGCGCTGCGTGGTGGTCTGATCTCTCGAGTCGTCGAGCCCGAGGACCTGCTCTCGAGCGCGCGCGCCATCGCCCGCGAGATCGCCGACAACACCTCGGGGGTCTCAGTGGCGGTCACCCGCAGGATGCTGTGGTCACAGCTGACCCAGACCGACATCTGGCAAACCCACGACCTCGAGTCCCGCCTCATCGCCCAGATGAAGACCGGGCCGGATGCCGCCGAAGGCGTCGAGGCGTTCCTCGCGAAGCGCCCCGCGGTCTTCGAGGCCGGTCTCGAAGACCACGTTCCCGACTTCTTGCCCGATTGGCCGGTCAGGCCCGACTGGGCCCACTGA